One segment of Vespa velutina chromosome 17, iVesVel2.1, whole genome shotgun sequence DNA contains the following:
- the LOC124955095 gene encoding odorant receptor 4-like isoform X1, whose protein sequence is MDTFEHPYYKLNKRLLVLIGQWPYQNLNDRFFRRCIVNIAFYSFLITQIAVIYMNRSDIDIILESIPAICVSLLMIIKYYTYQIQRKNILLQIQNLLEHTISNWGIWETQEEMDIMQKFASEGRFLTLFYIIYIYSSEIIFLILPFYPRLMDIIVPLNESRPLKTIIRAYYFVDEEEYFYSIYFHMGIVIMIGITVLIASDSLFLVFNSHICGLFSAIGFRLEHLFKNPIDLGHSFDSRARKMCFDNVVHSIKNHKRALEFADLIETSYSVSLMMQAFMGMIGVSVSLFQILMLLDKTAEALRFVIFASAQYVHLLCICYPGQRMIDYSTEIRFNAYNGLWYEAPIEVHRLMLLIIRRSIEPCYLTAGKTFVFCLETYAKIVQTSGSYFMVILSTH, encoded by the exons ATGGACACTTTTGAGCATCCTTACTATAAACTCAACAAACGTTTATTAGTACTGATAGGGCAATGGCCTTATCAGAATTTGAATGATCGTTTTTTCCGTAGGTGCATTGTAAATATTGCATTTTATAGTTTTCTTATTACACAG ATAGCTGTGATTTATATGAATAGAAgtgatatcgatataatacttGAAAGTATACCAGCTATATGTGTTTCTTtactaatgataattaaatattatacatatcagattcaaagaaaaaat ATATTGTTGCAGATACAGAATCTTTTGGAACATACTATTAGCAATTGGGGAATATGGGAAACTCAAGAAGAAATGGACATCATGCAGAAATTTGCCAGTGAAGGAAGATTCCTTACGTTATTCTATATAA tatatatatactcaagtgagataatatttctcatattGCCTTTTTACCCACGTCTCATGGATATCATTGTACCATTGAACGAGTCTCGCCCTTTGAAAACTATTATTAGAGCTTATTATTTCgtcgacgaagaagaatatttttattccatttattttcacatGGGGATTGTAATTATGATTGGAATTACTGTATTAATCGCTTCGGATAGTCTATTCTTGGTTTTTAATTCACATATATGCGGTTTGTTTTCTGCAATTGG ATTTCGTCTGGaacatttgtttaaaaatccGATTGACTTGGGACATTCATTCGATAGCCGTGCAAGAAAGATGTGTTTTGATAACGTAGtacattctattaaaaatcataaaagagCATTAGA GTTTGCTGATCTTATTGAAACTTCTTATTCGGTATCTCTTATGATGCAAGCTTTTATGGGAATGATAGGTGTGAGTGTTTCTTTGTTTCAA atattaatgttattagatAAAACAGCAGAAGCATTACGATTCGTCATTTTTGCAAGTGCTCAATATGTTCATCTTTTGTGTATATGTTATCCAGGTCAAAGAATGATAGATTACAGTACTGAAATACGTTTTAATGC atACAATGGATTATGGTACGAAGCACCAATTGAAGTACAtagattaatgttattaataatacgaagAAGTATCGAACCATGTTACTTGACTGCCGGGAAAACATTCGTATTTTGTTTAGAAACTTATGCGAAG atCGTCCAAACTTCCGGCTCTTACTTCATGGTAATTTTATCGACGCATTAg
- the LOC124955095 gene encoding odorant receptor 67c-like isoform X2: MIIKYYTYQIQRKNIQNLLEHTISNWGIWETQEEMDIMQKFASEGRFLTLFYIIYIYSSEIIFLILPFYPRLMDIIVPLNESRPLKTIIRAYYFVDEEEYFYSIYFHMGIVIMIGITVLIASDSLFLVFNSHICGLFSAIGFRLEHLFKNPIDLGHSFDSRARKMCFDNVVHSIKNHKRALEFADLIETSYSVSLMMQAFMGMIGVSVSLFQILMLLDKTAEALRFVIFASAQYVHLLCICYPGQRMIDYSTEIRFNAYNGLWYEAPIEVHRLMLLIIRRSIEPCYLTAGKTFVFCLETYAKIVQTSGSYFMVILSTH, translated from the exons atgataattaaatattatacatatcagattcaaagaaaaaat ATACAGAATCTTTTGGAACATACTATTAGCAATTGGGGAATATGGGAAACTCAAGAAGAAATGGACATCATGCAGAAATTTGCCAGTGAAGGAAGATTCCTTACGTTATTCTATATAA tatatatatactcaagtgagataatatttctcatattGCCTTTTTACCCACGTCTCATGGATATCATTGTACCATTGAACGAGTCTCGCCCTTTGAAAACTATTATTAGAGCTTATTATTTCgtcgacgaagaagaatatttttattccatttattttcacatGGGGATTGTAATTATGATTGGAATTACTGTATTAATCGCTTCGGATAGTCTATTCTTGGTTTTTAATTCACATATATGCGGTTTGTTTTCTGCAATTGG ATTTCGTCTGGaacatttgtttaaaaatccGATTGACTTGGGACATTCATTCGATAGCCGTGCAAGAAAGATGTGTTTTGATAACGTAGtacattctattaaaaatcataaaagagCATTAGA GTTTGCTGATCTTATTGAAACTTCTTATTCGGTATCTCTTATGATGCAAGCTTTTATGGGAATGATAGGTGTGAGTGTTTCTTTGTTTCAA atattaatgttattagatAAAACAGCAGAAGCATTACGATTCGTCATTTTTGCAAGTGCTCAATATGTTCATCTTTTGTGTATATGTTATCCAGGTCAAAGAATGATAGATTACAGTACTGAAATACGTTTTAATGC atACAATGGATTATGGTACGAAGCACCAATTGAAGTACAtagattaatgttattaataatacgaagAAGTATCGAACCATGTTACTTGACTGCCGGGAAAACATTCGTATTTTGTTTAGAAACTTATGCGAAG atCGTCCAAACTTCCGGCTCTTACTTCATGGTAATTTTATCGACGCATTAg